A window from Hemicordylus capensis ecotype Gifberg chromosome 2, rHemCap1.1.pri, whole genome shotgun sequence encodes these proteins:
- the C2H9orf24 gene encoding spermatid-specific manchette-related protein 1 isoform X2, translating into MFIFAHKTSTPLSTYTDSYRAPRRTKDNYEEPSFKAWEQNKYITQGLTVPRVESRVDQAHLEKMVKRAVQEYSYKNTMEPSAYRPYKYWVTREEEKFNPVFCGDDRYATWRTGPYNSAAWNRYTTYLPRIPREAGMESILRGMPMQYPPKPERLNNYEREVVVNMLNSLSRKQLPAIQHQYSIPGRMPYQGYYSPCSGRHYCLRGMDYYVDGAPTNERQISQLVEKIVRNFPLYDHHQEMMLCAPLPSLLPSFPYMNLRWDTSHFKRTGGPLRDSYIIHPEFVSESHPMPPCW; encoded by the exons ATGTTCATCTTTGCGCATAAAACCAGCACTCCTCTCAGCACCTACACAGATTCTTACCGTGCGCCACGCCGCACGAAAGATAACTATGAGGAGCCTTCATTCAAAGCATGGGAGCAGAACAAGTATATCACCCAG GGCTTGACTGTGCCCAGAGTGGAGAGTCGGGTCGACCAAGCCCACCTGGAGAAGATGGTGAAGAGGGCAGTGCAGGAATACTCGTATAAGAACACGATGGAGCCGTCGGCTTACCGGCCATACAAGTACTGGGTGACCAGGGAAGAAG AGAAGTTCAACCCGGTCTTCTGTGGCGATGACAGGTACGCAACGTGGAGGACAGGGCCCTACAACAGCGCGGCATGGAACAGATATACCACCTACCTTCCACGGATCCCCAGG GAGGCCGGGATGGAGTCCATACTTCGTGGGATGCCCATGCAGTATCCTCCAAAACCTGAACGTCTCAACAATTATG AACGAGAAGTTGTGGTTAACATGCTGAACAGCTTGTCTCGGAAGCAGCTCCCAGCTATCCAGCACCAGTACAGTATCCCGGGCAGGATGCCGTACCAGGGCTACTATAGCCCCTGCAGCGGGCGCCATTACTGCTTGCGAGGGATGGACTACTACGTGGATGGAGCACCCACCAACGAGCGGCAGATCAGCCAACTAGTTGAGAAGATTGTAAG GAATTTCCCGTTATACGACCACCACCAAGAGATGATGCTCTGTGCTCCTTTGCCCAGCCTGCTGCCATCTTTCCCGTATATGAACCTTAG GTGGGATACGAGTCATTTCAAGAGGACTGGAGGGCCACTGAGGGACAGCTATATAATACATCCTGAGTTTGTTTCGGAATCCCACCCCATGCCACCGTGTTGGTAG
- the C2H9orf24 gene encoding spermatid-specific manchette-related protein 1 isoform X3: MFIFAHKTSTPLSTYTDSYRAPRRTKDNYEEPSFKAWEQNKYITQGLTVPRVESRVDQAHLEKMVKRAVQEYSYKNTMEPSAYRPYKYWVTREEEKFNPVFCGDDRYATWRTGPYNSAAWNRYTTYLPRIPREAGMESILRGMPMQYPPKPERLNNYEREVVVNMLNSLSRKQLPAIQHQYSIPGRMPYQGYYSPCSGRHYCLRGMDYYVDGAPTNERQISQLVEKIEFPVIRPPPRDDALCSFAQPAAIFPVYEP, from the exons ATGTTCATCTTTGCGCATAAAACCAGCACTCCTCTCAGCACCTACACAGATTCTTACCGTGCGCCACGCCGCACGAAAGATAACTATGAGGAGCCTTCATTCAAAGCATGGGAGCAGAACAAGTATATCACCCAG GGCTTGACTGTGCCCAGAGTGGAGAGTCGGGTCGACCAAGCCCACCTGGAGAAGATGGTGAAGAGGGCAGTGCAGGAATACTCGTATAAGAACACGATGGAGCCGTCGGCTTACCGGCCATACAAGTACTGGGTGACCAGGGAAGAAG AGAAGTTCAACCCGGTCTTCTGTGGCGATGACAGGTACGCAACGTGGAGGACAGGGCCCTACAACAGCGCGGCATGGAACAGATATACCACCTACCTTCCACGGATCCCCAGG GAGGCCGGGATGGAGTCCATACTTCGTGGGATGCCCATGCAGTATCCTCCAAAACCTGAACGTCTCAACAATTATG AACGAGAAGTTGTGGTTAACATGCTGAACAGCTTGTCTCGGAAGCAGCTCCCAGCTATCCAGCACCAGTACAGTATCCCGGGCAGGATGCCGTACCAGGGCTACTATAGCCCCTGCAGCGGGCGCCATTACTGCTTGCGAGGGATGGACTACTACGTGGATGGAGCACCCACCAACGAGCGGCAGATCAGCCAACTAGTTGAGAAGATT GAATTTCCCGTTATACGACCACCACCAAGAGATGATGCTCTGTGCTCCTTTGCCCAGCCTGCTGCCATCTTTCCCGTATATGAACCTTAG